A single genomic interval of Acidovorax sp. 1608163 harbors:
- a CDS encoding phosphoribosylaminoimidazolesuccinocarboxamide synthase, with protein sequence MTQPSNPALHTSALTSLPLLARGKVRDNYAVGDDRILMVASDRLSAFDVIMGEPIPGKGALLTQMALFWFDKLGHICPNHLTGDAPESVVSPAEVEQVRGRSMLVQRLKPIPVEAVVRGYLAGSGWKEYQESQAVCGVPLPAGLTNAAKLPEPIYTPAAKAAMGEHDENITFERTVEMIGLDLATRIRDLSIAIYKAAAEIALTKGMIIADTKFEFGLAPDGTLVLMDEVLTPDSSRYWPVEGYETALTAGANPPSYDKQFVRDWLEQAQVNGKPWDKTAPSPRLPQAVIEKTAAKYREALERLTA encoded by the coding sequence ATGACACAGCCCAGCAACCCCGCCCTGCACACCTCTGCCCTGACATCGCTGCCCCTGCTGGCACGCGGCAAGGTGCGCGACAACTACGCCGTGGGCGACGACCGCATCCTGATGGTCGCCAGCGACCGCCTCTCGGCCTTTGACGTGATCATGGGCGAGCCCATTCCGGGCAAAGGTGCGCTGCTCACGCAGATGGCGCTGTTCTGGTTCGACAAACTTGGCCACATTTGCCCCAACCACCTCACAGGCGACGCCCCCGAGAGCGTGGTGAGCCCCGCCGAGGTGGAGCAGGTGCGCGGCCGCTCAATGCTGGTGCAGCGCCTCAAGCCCATCCCGGTCGAAGCCGTGGTGCGCGGCTACCTGGCCGGCAGTGGCTGGAAGGAATACCAGGAGTCGCAAGCCGTGTGCGGCGTGCCCCTGCCTGCCGGACTGACCAACGCGGCCAAGCTGCCCGAGCCCATCTACACCCCCGCCGCCAAGGCCGCGATGGGCGAGCACGACGAGAACATCACCTTTGAGCGCACCGTGGAGATGATTGGCCTGGACTTGGCCACCCGCATCCGCGACCTGAGCATCGCCATCTACAAGGCCGCCGCCGAGATTGCGCTGACCAAAGGCATGATCATTGCCGACACCAAGTTCGAATTTGGCCTGGCGCCCGACGGCACGCTGGTGCTGATGGACGAAGTGCTGACCCCTGACAGCTCGCGCTACTGGCCCGTGGAAGGCTACGAAACCGCCCTGACCGCTGGCGCCAACCCACCCAGCTACGACAAGCAGTTTGTGCGCGACTGGCTGGAGCAAGCCCAGGTGAACGGCAAGCCCTGGGACAAGACCGCCCCCTCGCCCCGCCTGCCCCAGGCCGTGATCGAAAAAACCGCCGCCAAGTACCGCGAAGCGCTGGAGCGGCTGACGGCCTGA
- a CDS encoding MFS transporter → MNPPSTPTPLTARRELWLLLTLAGIQFTHILDFMIMMPLGPQFTQLFGISDAQFGLLVSAYTLSAGVSGLLASTYIDRFGRKRLLLVLYALFGLATLACGVAPTYATLMVARVLAGTFGGVLSALCQTIVADVVPFERRGRAMGIVMTSFSVSTVAGVPLGLILAEHWGWHMPFVSIAVLCGVLLVCAARSLPTMDHHLAAGQARTAFGGIGQVLRDVNHRWAFLFSALLMFTGFTVIPYITIYLQANAGVRADQMPLVYLCGGVVTLFTARFFGHLTDRRGKVITFRWLAFAVMPTLLGITLVRGVPLWAVLVVSTLMFTFMSGRMIPGMALVTSAAQPALRGTFMTLNASVQSAAMGVASLVGGVLIGRDAQGLVQNYWMAAVVGMAASLGAVWVAGRLHLHGAPGAVRP, encoded by the coding sequence GTGAACCCACCTTCTACACCCACCCCCCTCACTGCGCGGCGCGAGCTTTGGCTGTTGCTGACCCTGGCCGGCATCCAGTTCACCCACATCCTGGACTTCATGATCATGATGCCGCTGGGGCCGCAGTTCACCCAGTTGTTTGGCATCAGCGATGCGCAGTTCGGGCTGCTGGTGTCGGCGTACACGCTGTCGGCCGGGGTGTCGGGGCTGCTGGCATCGACCTACATCGACCGGTTTGGCCGCAAGCGCCTTTTGTTGGTGCTGTATGCGCTGTTCGGGCTGGCCACGCTGGCCTGCGGTGTGGCGCCCACGTATGCCACGCTCATGGTGGCGCGGGTGCTGGCGGGCACGTTTGGCGGGGTGCTGTCTGCGCTGTGCCAGACCATCGTGGCCGACGTGGTGCCGTTTGAGCGGCGCGGCCGGGCCATGGGCATTGTGATGACCTCGTTTTCTGTCTCCACCGTGGCGGGCGTGCCGCTGGGGCTCATCCTGGCCGAGCACTGGGGCTGGCACATGCCGTTTGTGTCGATTGCCGTGCTGTGCGGTGTCTTGCTGGTGTGTGCGGCCCGCTCTTTGCCCACCATGGACCACCACCTGGCGGCAGGGCAGGCCCGCACCGCCTTCGGAGGCATCGGGCAGGTGCTGCGCGATGTGAACCACCGCTGGGCGTTTTTGTTCTCGGCGCTGCTCATGTTCACCGGGTTCACGGTGATTCCGTACATCACCATTTATCTGCAGGCCAATGCGGGCGTGCGGGCCGACCAGATGCCGCTGGTGTACCTGTGCGGCGGGGTTGTCACGCTTTTTACCGCCCGTTTCTTTGGCCACCTGACCGACCGCCGGGGCAAGGTGATCACCTTCCGCTGGCTGGCCTTTGCCGTCATGCCCACCTTGCTGGGCATCACCCTTGTGCGGGGCGTGCCGCTGTGGGCGGTGCTGGTGGTGTCCACGCTGATGTTCACCTTCATGAGCGGCCGCATGATCCCCGGCATGGCCCTGGTCACCTCGGCCGCCCAGCCTGCGCTGCGCGGCACGTTCATGACGCTCAATGCCTCGGTGCAGTCGGCTGCCATGGGCGTGGCGTCTCTGGTGGGTGGGGTGCTGATTGGCCGCGACGCACAGGGCCTGGTGCAGAACTACTGGATGGCCGCCGTGGTGGGCATGGCCGCCAGCCTGGGGGCCGTGTGGGTGGCGGGGCGCCTGCATTTGCATGGGGCGCCGGGGGCTGTGCGCCCTTGA
- the hpf gene encoding ribosome hibernation-promoting factor, HPF/YfiA family, which translates to MNLTISGHHLEVTPALRNYVTTKLDRITRHFDQVVDVKVLLTVEKQKEKEKRQRAECNIHVKGSDLFAESSHSDLYAAVDELVDKMDRQVVRHKDRLQDHHHEAAKRELHA; encoded by the coding sequence ATGAATTTGACGATCAGCGGTCACCACCTCGAAGTTACCCCTGCCTTGCGCAACTACGTCACCACCAAGCTCGATCGGATCACGCGCCATTTTGACCAAGTGGTTGATGTCAAGGTACTGCTGACAGTTGAGAAGCAAAAGGAAAAGGAAAAGCGCCAACGAGCGGAATGCAACATCCACGTCAAGGGCAGCGACCTGTTTGCCGAAAGCTCGCACTCTGACCTCTACGCCGCTGTGGATGAGCTGGTCGACAAGATGGACCGCCAGGTAGTGCGTCACAAGGATCGCCTGCAAGACCACCACCACGAAGCGGCCAAGCGCGAACTGCACGCTTGA
- a CDS encoding PTS sugar transporter subunit IIA encodes MNRLASILPAAQVLVSVDATSKKRAFEEAGLLFESQHGLSRALITDSLFARERLGSTGLGHGVAIPHGRIKGLKAPMAAVFQLLQPIGFDAPDEMPVNLLIFLLVPEAATQKHLEILSEIAELLSDSALRERLKASTDAAELHGMIAGWQSTQTA; translated from the coding sequence ATGAACCGACTCGCCTCCATCCTCCCCGCCGCTCAAGTCCTTGTGAGCGTGGACGCTACTAGCAAAAAACGTGCTTTTGAAGAAGCGGGGCTGCTTTTCGAGAGCCAGCACGGCCTCTCGCGGGCGCTCATCACGGACAGCCTGTTTGCCCGTGAGCGCCTGGGGTCTACCGGCCTCGGTCATGGCGTGGCCATCCCCCACGGTCGCATCAAGGGGCTCAAGGCGCCTATGGCGGCGGTGTTCCAGTTGCTGCAGCCCATCGGCTTTGATGCCCCGGACGAAATGCCGGTCAATCTGCTGATTTTTCTGCTGGTGCCTGAAGCGGCCACCCAGAAGCACCTGGAAATCCTCTCTGAAATTGCCGAGTTGCTGAGCGACTCTGCCCTGCGCGAGCGGCTCAAGGCATCGACCGATGCGGCCGAGCTGCACGGCATGATTGCCGGATGGCAATCCACCCAGACCGCCTGA
- the hprK gene encoding HPr(Ser) kinase/phosphatase, whose amino-acid sequence MKPNVVSADVLFEEFRGSLKWEWVAGLGASERRFDEVAVRSARSGADLVGYLNYIHPYRVQILGEREVAYLSSSESPDDCKRRIARIVTLEPPVLVLADNQVAPDALVSMCERAQIPMFSTHESSAFVIDVLRAYLSKHFADRITMHGVFMDILGLGVMITGESGLGKSELGLELISRGNGLVADDAVDLFRINQTTIEGKCPELLQNLLEVRGIGLLDIRAIFGETAVRRKMRLKLIVHLVRKETLERDYERLPYEPLTQDVLGVPVLKVVIQVVAGRNIAVLVEAAVRNTILQLRGIDTYQEFVDRHRRAMERDTGG is encoded by the coding sequence GTGAAACCTAACGTAGTCAGCGCCGACGTCCTGTTTGAAGAATTTCGCGGCTCCCTCAAATGGGAGTGGGTCGCAGGCCTGGGCGCCTCTGAGCGCCGGTTCGATGAGGTGGCTGTGCGCTCCGCGCGCTCGGGCGCCGATTTGGTGGGCTACCTCAATTACATCCACCCCTACCGGGTTCAAATTCTGGGTGAGCGAGAGGTCGCCTACCTCAGCAGCAGCGAATCGCCCGACGATTGCAAGCGCCGCATTGCCCGCATCGTGACGCTGGAGCCGCCCGTGCTGGTGCTGGCCGACAACCAGGTGGCCCCCGATGCGCTGGTGTCCATGTGCGAGCGCGCGCAGATTCCAATGTTCTCCACGCACGAGTCCTCGGCCTTCGTCATCGATGTGCTGCGTGCCTACCTGTCCAAGCATTTTGCCGACCGCATCACCATGCATGGCGTGTTCATGGACATTCTGGGCCTGGGCGTGATGATCACGGGTGAGTCAGGCCTGGGCAAGAGCGAGTTGGGCCTGGAGCTGATCTCGCGCGGCAATGGCCTGGTGGCCGACGATGCCGTGGACCTGTTTCGCATCAACCAGACCACCATCGAGGGTAAGTGCCCCGAGCTGCTGCAAAACCTGCTGGAAGTGCGCGGCATTGGCCTGCTCGACATCCGCGCCATCTTTGGCGAGACGGCGGTGCGCCGCAAGATGCGCCTCAAGCTCATCGTGCACCTGGTGCGCAAAGAGACGCTGGAGCGCGACTACGAACGCCTGCCCTATGAGCCGCTCACGCAGGATGTGCTGGGCGTGCCCGTGCTCAAGGTCGTCATCCAGGTGGTGGCCGGTCGCAATATCGCCGTGCTGGTCGAAGCCGCGGTGCGCAACACCATCCTGCAGTTGCGCGGCATCGACACCTACCAGGAGTTTGTCGACCGCCACCGCCGTGCGATGGAACGCGACACGGGTGGCTAA